From a single Osmerus mordax isolate fOsmMor3 chromosome 14, fOsmMor3.pri, whole genome shotgun sequence genomic region:
- the atp6v1g1 gene encoding LOW QUALITY PROTEIN: V-type proton ATPase subunit G 1 (The sequence of the model RefSeq protein was modified relative to this genomic sequence to represent the inferred CDS: deleted 1 base in 1 codon), giving the protein MASQSQGIQQLLQAEKRAAEKVAEARKRKNRRLKQAKEEAQAEIEQYRLQREKEFKTKEAAALGSHGNSAVEVDKETVDKMACIQSSYQQNREAVLGNLLKMVCEIKPEIHANYRFAG; this is encoded by the exons ATGGCGAGTCAGTCCCAGGGAATTCAACAGCTCTTGCAAGCAGAA AAACGTGCTGCGGAAAAGGTAGCCGAAGCTCGCAAAC GCAAGAATCGCCGTCTGAAGCAGGCAAAGGAAGAGGCTCAGGCTGAGATTGAGCAGTATCGcctgcagagggagaaggagttcAAGACCAAGGAGGCAGCG GCTCTTGGTTCCCATGGTAACTCAGCTGTGGAGGTGGACAAAGAGACCGTGGATAAGATGGCTTGCATCCAGAGTAGCTACCAGCAAAACAGGGAGGCTGTACTGGGCAACCTGCTGAAGATGGTGTGTGAAATCAAGCCAGAGATCCATGCCAACTACCGCTTTGCTggctag